DNA sequence from the Oscillatoria nigro-viridis PCC 7112 genome:
GGCTGTGCTAGCGTAGCGACTTTTGTCCGATCGAGCGTTCCTGTTACAACTTATTAATTATGAGAAATCGCGATCGCTTTTTCCCAAACATTCAGGTATGCTGAGCAAACCAACAGTCATTAAAAACTGACAGTAAAATTGTGTTAAGGTGTAAAGGTGTGAGGGCATGATTCCTAAATTTGATGAGAACGGCAACTTGCCACCGGGAGTGCATTGGTGCGAATGGGAGGAGTTTAAAAATAGATTTGGTACTAATTCTACGAGGCAGCGAATGATAGATGGTTTGGAGTTGGCACTCGCCCAATTAAAAGCAGCAGGCTGTAGAACTATTTATATTAACGGTAGTTTTGTTAGTAGCAAGCCAAAACCAGGTGATTTTGATGCGTGTTGGGAACCGGAAGATGTGGATTACGATTATCTGCGAAAAAATGCCCCGAGATTGCTAAATAATTTAGACCGCAGCGCGCAGAAATCCAAATATAAAGGTGAAATCTTTCGTTCGGACCAACCTGTAGGAGATAGCGGATTAACTTCTTTAGAATTCTTTCTGCGCGACAGAGAGTTAAACCCTAAAGGGATTATAGCCATAGATATATTAAGGTGGGAACCATGATTAAAAACGAAAAAGAGTATGAATCCAGCCAAGAATGCGCCCGCAGATTTGAAGATTCTCTTAAGGCGTTAGAACGAGATGAAGAACTGAAGAAAAAAGACCCTGATGGTTGGCAACTTTCTCGCGATGTCAAACAATCTCATTTGACGGCTTTACAAGCAGAGATTGCTGAATACGAAACACTAATTAAGTGCGAGAGAAATCAGCCGATTTTCATTAAAATTGACAGCATAAATAAGCTGCCAGATGCTTTAATTAAAGCGAGAATAGCAGCC
Encoded proteins:
- a CDS encoding DUF6932 family protein; its protein translation is MIPKFDENGNLPPGVHWCEWEEFKNRFGTNSTRQRMIDGLELALAQLKAAGCRTIYINGSFVSSKPKPGDFDACWEPEDVDYDYLRKNAPRLLNNLDRSAQKSKYKGEIFRSDQPVGDSGLTSLEFFLRDRELNPKGIIAIDILRWEP